The Fimbriimonadaceae bacterium genome contains the following window.
ATCAGCCAGCCGACGCCGATGGAGACGGCGATGACCCCGATCAGGGCCGCTTGGCCGAAAAGCTGGACGTTCTGGGCGACTTGGGCGGCGTTCGCCCCCGCCCCGGCCTGGGTGTAGGTGAAGATGAGAAAGCCGACGCCGACGACCGACGCCAACCCACCGGCCCAGGTCAGGAACCGCGCGACATTGTCAAAGAACCCAGTGATCGTGTCGCTGAGCCCCGAAAACCTCTCGTCACCGCCTGGTCTGGCCATGCCTGCCTCTGACTACTGAATCAACGCTTGACCCGCTCCAGGTATTCCCCGGACCTCGTGTCGACTTTGATCGTCTCGCCTTCCTTGATGTGGAACGGCACCTGGATCACCGCGCCGCTCTCCAGAGTCGCCGGCTTGGTGCTGCCGCCGCTGACGGTGTCCCCCTTGTAGGCCGGGTCGGTCTGGACGACCTCGTATTCGCCGAAGGCGGGGATCTCGTACCCCAACACCTCGTCACCGGCGACCATGGCCGTGACCATCATGTCGTCCTTGAGGAACGGCACCTGGTCGCCCAAGGCGGCCATCGGCACCTGGATCTGCTCGTAGGAGTCCATGTCCATGAGGGTCAGCTCGTCGCCCGACTTGAACAGGAACTGGTATTCGACCTTCTCCAGAAACGCGGGCTCGAAGCGCTCGCCCGAGCGGAACGTCTTCTCGTAAGTCGCACCGGTCTTCAGGTTCCGGAGCCGGGTGCGCACAAACGCGCCGCCTTTGCCCGGTTTCACGTGCTGGAACTCGGTGATCTGGTGCACGACACCGTCCATGTAGAATGCCATGCCGTTCTTGAAGTCGCTTGTGTCGATTGCCAAGAGGTAACCCCGCGCCGATGGTGGCGGCCTGTCAATTATGCCTCATCGCCAGGTTCGACGGCTGGACTCAGAACCGTCCCGCCGGATCGACCGGCCTGCCGTTCACCCGGACTTCCCAGTGCAGGTGGGGGCCGGTGGCCAGCCCCGTCGCGCCGACCGCGCCGAGTTTTTGGCCCCGCGCCACCCGCTGGCCGTCGCTCACGGAGATCTTGCTCATGTGGCCGTACAGGGTCGAAATGCCGCCCCCGTGGTCGATGACGACGCAGTTGCCGTACCCGCCGCGCCAGCCCGCCGACACGACCGTCCCCGCCGCGGCGGCGACGATGGTCGAGCCGTACCCCGCGCCGATGTCGAGCCCGGCGTGGAGCCGGCTCTTGTGGAGGATCGGGTGGTAGCGGTTGCCGAACCGGCTCACGATCGGCCCCTTCGCCGGCTTCATGAACCGCCCTCCGGCGTA
Protein-coding sequences here:
- the efp gene encoding elongation factor P: MAIDTSDFKNGMAFYMDGVVHQITEFQHVKPGKGGAFVRTRLRNLKTGATYEKTFRSGERFEPAFLEKVEYQFLFKSGDELTLMDMDSYEQIQVPMAALGDQVPFLKDDMMVTAMVAGDEVLGYEIPAFGEYEVVQTDPAYKGDTVSGGSTKPATLESGAVIQVPFHIKEGETIKVDTRSGEYLERVKR